The Cyprinus carpio isolate SPL01 chromosome A5, ASM1834038v1, whole genome shotgun sequence genome has a segment encoding these proteins:
- the LOC109107841 gene encoding T-cell acute lymphocytic leukemia protein 2-like: protein MTRKVFTNTRERWRQHNVNTAFAELRKLIPTHPPEKKLSKNEILRLAMRYINFLVTLLDSQGGEPAAHSQAALLTLITGNMQKLRTDRTWTSDTDPPSPGSSCDSSEAW from the coding sequence ATGACCAGGAAGGTGTTCACCAACACACGCGAGCGCTGGCGCCAACATAACGTCAACACAGCTTTCGCAGAGCTGCGGAAACTCATCCCCACACACCCGCCTGAGAAAAAGCTCAGCAAGAACGAGATCCTGCGGCTGGCCATGCGCTACATCAACTTCTTGGTGACTCTGCTGGACAGCCAAGGCGGAGAGCCGGCAGCTCACTCGCAAGCCGCGCTCCTCACACTGATCACGGGGAACATGCAGAAGCTGCGCACTGACCGCACCTGGACCAGCGACACCGACCCGCCCTCACCCGGGTCCAGCTGCGACAGCTCAGAAGCTTGGTAG